A single genomic interval of Rosistilla ulvae harbors:
- a CDS encoding DUF3592 domain-containing protein codes for MAGQSYNSLPRGCMVGFAMPFVLVGVAATGFLYWSTYQAYQAQSWVEVPATILNASIKTHRGGDSTTYSVETRYRYDFEGKTYHSDRVNFSPFTSDGNRNWHRAMVRRLQRHARDKTPYPCFVDPSAPENAVLEREPPFPMLLLFTVFGIAFGGAGIAMLFQDRNPGWQEKRLQIAQASGQMWRVRSDWEEGEIRISPLHRLRTSLPCLVLLSVLTLPTILLLPQEFQRGSWWAYLGLIGPLAIAIAVVKVFTAVWHQIARGVTRVQLATVPGVIGGPVTGIIHSSRKLNMLTGVRVTLRCDRKSRDSSETRSIATTETCWQDEQTILTDLKQSDANESAVPFDFVVPFDLPDSAPLEDEKVDWILTAKGLGGGSPLEITCELPVYKTAESSEDLKRPESLIADFSGPDQPEDILSELGVHAVDGGVRKRWWITGQKTLSGILTLLVIAGGFDLASFLIFRYDGPWFIGVVLGLIGFPLTLGLIHTMLWRCRIETASGMVRIRSGMIPLARWKSIPLDDFDRLSIRQTTRVNDKTYFEVYFQARNRKPITVGKGINGKHRAQLYAAALWRQVIGSEPPEITTRRFGDDKKS; via the coding sequence ATGGCTGGTCAATCATACAACAGTTTACCTCGCGGCTGTATGGTCGGTTTTGCGATGCCGTTTGTGCTGGTTGGGGTGGCCGCGACAGGGTTTCTGTACTGGAGCACCTACCAAGCCTATCAGGCGCAGTCGTGGGTGGAGGTTCCCGCGACGATTCTCAACGCCAGCATCAAGACGCATCGCGGCGGCGACAGCACGACCTACAGCGTCGAGACTCGTTACCGTTACGATTTTGAGGGAAAAACGTATCACAGCGATCGTGTCAATTTCAGCCCCTTCACTTCCGATGGAAATCGCAACTGGCACCGTGCGATGGTCAGGCGGTTGCAGCGACACGCCCGTGACAAGACGCCGTACCCCTGTTTCGTCGATCCATCGGCTCCGGAAAACGCCGTCCTGGAGCGTGAGCCGCCATTTCCAATGCTGCTGCTATTCACGGTCTTCGGGATCGCCTTCGGCGGCGCCGGGATCGCGATGCTATTCCAGGATCGCAACCCGGGCTGGCAGGAGAAACGACTGCAGATCGCTCAGGCATCGGGCCAGATGTGGCGCGTTCGCAGCGACTGGGAAGAGGGTGAGATCCGGATCTCGCCGCTGCATCGCTTGCGAACTTCACTCCCCTGCCTGGTGCTGCTGAGCGTTCTGACGCTGCCAACGATTCTGCTGCTGCCTCAAGAATTCCAGCGTGGAAGTTGGTGGGCCTACCTGGGGCTGATCGGCCCGCTGGCGATTGCGATCGCGGTGGTCAAAGTGTTCACCGCGGTCTGGCATCAGATCGCACGAGGCGTCACCCGCGTTCAATTGGCGACCGTGCCGGGAGTGATCGGCGGGCCTGTGACCGGGATCATCCACAGTTCGAGAAAGTTGAATATGTTGACCGGCGTGCGCGTTACGCTCCGCTGCGATCGCAAGTCGCGAGACTCCAGTGAGACGCGGTCGATCGCCACCACGGAGACGTGTTGGCAGGACGAACAAACGATCCTCACCGATCTGAAGCAATCCGATGCCAATGAATCGGCGGTGCCATTCGATTTTGTGGTCCCCTTCGACCTTCCCGATTCGGCGCCGCTGGAGGACGAAAAAGTCGATTGGATCTTAACGGCAAAAGGGCTCGGCGGTGGTTCGCCGCTGGAGATCACTTGCGAGCTGCCGGTCTACAAGACAGCCGAAAGCAGTGAAGATCTGAAGCGTCCCGAGAGTCTTATCGCCGATTTCAGTGGGCCCGATCAGCCCGAAGACATCCTGTCGGAATTGGGGGTTCACGCGGTCGATGGTGGAGTCCGGAAGCGGTGGTGGATCACCGGGCAGAAGACGCTCTCGGGGATCCTGACGCTGCTGGTGATTGCTGGCGGGTTCGACCTCGCATCCTTCCTGATCTTTCGATATGACGGACCTTGGTTCATCGGAGTCGTCTTGGGCTTGATCGGATTTCCGCTGACCCTCGGCTTGATCCACACAATGCTTTGGCGATGCCGGATCGAGACCGCATCGGGGATGGTTCGCATTCGCAGCGGCATGATTCCGCTGGCTCGCTGGAAGAGCATTCCCTTGGATGACTTCGATCGCTTATCGATCCGGCAGACGACTCGGGTGAACGACAAGACGTATTTCGAGGTCTACTTTCAGGCTCGCAATCGCAAGCCGATCACCGTTGGCAAGGGGATCAACGGCAAGCATCGGGCTCAATTGTATGCCGCGGCGCTATGGCGTCAGGTGATCGGCAGCGAGCCGCCAGAAATCACAACCCGCCGCTTTGGCGACGACAAGAAGTCGTAG
- a CDS encoding PEGA domain-containing protein: MNGLGPRYYLSINLLVLGIVLACSGCVRRRLMVRTDPPGALVSVDNQVIGNSPAASPFVYYGTREIRVERDGYETQTLRHKINAPWYQLPGIDFIAETLWPFEIRDERVIDTKLVPRVSEPAEVIAGRADQLREQSRTGVATPLPTTAMPPTAVPLPPNSQTLPFGGVPAQVSQ, from the coding sequence ATGAACGGTTTGGGGCCTCGATATTATCTTTCGATCAACCTTTTGGTGCTAGGCATCGTCCTGGCCTGCTCGGGGTGCGTCCGCCGTCGGCTGATGGTCCGTACCGACCCGCCAGGTGCGCTCGTCTCGGTCGACAACCAAGTGATCGGAAATTCGCCCGCCGCGAGTCCGTTTGTCTATTACGGAACGCGCGAGATCCGTGTCGAACGCGATGGTTACGAAACGCAGACGCTGCGGCATAAGATCAATGCTCCCTGGTACCAGTTGCCCGGAATCGATTTCATCGCGGAAACCCTGTGGCCGTTTGAGATTCGCGACGAACGGGTGATCGATACCAAACTGGTCCCGCGAGTCAGCGAGCCCGCCGAAGTGATCGCCGGCCGAGCCGACCAATTGCGCGAGCAATCGCGAACCGGTGTCGCAACACCGCTGCCGACGACCGCGATGCCACCGACCGCCGTCCCGTTGCCACCAAATTCCCAAACGCTTCCCTTCGGCGGCGTGCCGGCTCAAGTCTCGCAATAG
- a CDS encoding PP2C family protein-serine/threonine phosphatase, translating into MSDVGMRRANNQDSAVVQISDSSDRWQRRGHLFVVADGMGAHAAGELASKLAVEQIPHHYFRPSDAPVAEALRKAIQEANQEIYQRGQQNPEFHNMGTTGSSLVLGPEGAWVGHVGDSRVYRLRKQSLEQLTFDHSLVWEMEAAGPIDKRLSRNIPKNVITRSLGPNAQVMVDVEGPWPLQPGDTFLLCSDGLTGQVDDIEIGVLMDCLPPKDACRVMVDLANLRGGPDNITIIIVRVDESEIGSEAFAGGNRSHRKAPQISMPLAIATGTCLLAAALFALLGSYPAAAAAGLASIVLGVLMLTGFGSPQQAVATTTNAPRSSTSPYRRYDCSDSRPLVKNLIGTVNALRDAANEKQWTVDWSEINALEHKAKQAQQDGNRRDAVHFQSEAIIATMEQLREQRRRQASDSTIDF; encoded by the coding sequence TTGTCCGACGTAGGCATGCGTCGCGCGAACAACCAGGATTCTGCAGTTGTCCAGATTTCGGACTCGTCCGACCGATGGCAGCGTCGCGGCCATCTTTTTGTCGTGGCCGACGGCATGGGAGCACACGCGGCTGGGGAATTGGCTAGCAAATTAGCTGTCGAACAGATCCCGCACCACTACTTCCGCCCTTCCGACGCTCCGGTCGCCGAAGCGCTTCGCAAAGCGATCCAAGAAGCCAATCAAGAGATCTACCAGCGAGGCCAGCAGAACCCCGAGTTCCACAACATGGGAACGACCGGCAGTTCGCTGGTCCTTGGTCCCGAGGGAGCTTGGGTCGGGCATGTCGGCGACAGCCGCGTCTATAGACTTCGCAAACAATCTTTGGAACAACTGACCTTCGACCACAGCCTGGTCTGGGAGATGGAAGCGGCTGGCCCGATCGACAAACGCCTCAGCCGGAACATTCCCAAAAACGTGATCACCCGCTCGCTGGGCCCCAACGCCCAGGTGATGGTCGATGTCGAGGGCCCTTGGCCGCTGCAGCCCGGCGACACCTTTCTGCTGTGCAGCGATGGGCTGACCGGACAAGTCGACGATATTGAAATCGGCGTCCTGATGGACTGTCTGCCCCCCAAGGACGCCTGCCGCGTGATGGTCGACCTGGCCAATCTGCGCGGTGGCCCCGACAACATCACGATCATCATCGTCCGCGTCGATGAATCGGAAATCGGTTCGGAAGCATTCGCTGGCGGGAATCGCTCCCATCGCAAAGCCCCACAGATTTCGATGCCGTTGGCCATCGCCACGGGAACCTGCTTGCTGGCCGCCGCCCTGTTTGCACTCCTGGGAAGCTACCCCGCCGCCGCCGCTGCCGGCTTGGCCAGCATCGTCTTGGGAGTTTTGATGCTGACCGGTTTTGGCAGCCCTCAACAGGCCGTTGCGACAACAACCAACGCGCCGCGCAGCAGCACCAGCCCCTACCGACGATACGATTGCTCGGACAGTCGGCCGCTGGTCAAAAACCTGATCGGCACCGTCAACGCGCTCCGCGACGCAGCCAATGAAAAACAATGGACCGTCGATTGGAGCGAAATCAACGCGCTCGAGCACAAGGCGAAACAGGCGCAACAAGACGGCAACCGTCGCGACGCCGTCCACTTCCAATCCGAAGCGATTATCGCGACGATGGAGCAATTGCGCGAGCAACGTCGACGACAAGCCAGCGATTCCACGATCGACTTCTAG
- a CDS encoding ABC transporter permease subunit has protein sequence MMTRVLIRKFIGEAILLWAACALALVSFNILRVWLVSQMEMERFKAIIEQFRDYERFSPIPFDQLFSYVGRIGMTFDEPIVILCVVVWVIARGSDVVSGELGRGTLEMLLAQPVTRTQVMRAHGIVAVTGLAGLTLCVWLGIWIGIMCFSVKQTPPTPTFYIPLIGLHLPILTGPIEPIDTPMRELVSAEVFGVGVLNLFAFGFALLGISTWISSIDRYRWRAVGVTIGFYVVNVILMIASQATERLDWLKYFTYFTAYMPQEIIQHQMNPETGSPWQIVVSGPEGAQMPGPLAATLFLLSIGVVGYLLAIQRFNRRDLPAPV, from the coding sequence ATGATGACACGCGTTTTGATTCGAAAGTTTATCGGCGAAGCGATCCTGTTGTGGGCGGCCTGCGCTCTGGCGCTTGTCTCGTTCAACATCTTGCGAGTTTGGCTCGTTAGCCAGATGGAGATGGAACGCTTCAAGGCGATCATCGAACAGTTCCGCGACTACGAACGCTTTTCGCCGATTCCGTTCGATCAATTGTTCAGCTACGTCGGCCGGATCGGGATGACGTTTGATGAACCGATAGTCATCTTATGTGTCGTCGTGTGGGTGATCGCACGCGGGTCCGACGTGGTCAGTGGCGAACTGGGCCGCGGCACGCTGGAGATGCTGTTGGCCCAACCGGTCACGCGGACTCAAGTGATGCGGGCGCATGGGATCGTCGCCGTGACCGGCTTGGCTGGACTGACCCTCTGCGTCTGGCTGGGGATCTGGATTGGGATCATGTGTTTTAGTGTCAAACAAACTCCGCCCACGCCAACGTTCTACATCCCGTTGATCGGATTGCATCTACCGATCCTGACCGGTCCGATCGAACCAATCGACACGCCGATGCGTGAACTCGTGTCGGCTGAAGTGTTTGGTGTCGGCGTTTTGAATCTGTTTGCGTTTGGATTTGCACTGTTGGGAATCAGCACTTGGATCAGCAGCATCGATCGTTATCGCTGGCGAGCGGTCGGCGTGACGATCGGCTTTTATGTGGTCAACGTGATCCTGATGATCGCCTCACAAGCGACCGAGCGACTCGACTGGCTGAAATATTTCACTTATTTCACAGCCTACATGCCGCAGGAGATTATCCAGCACCAGATGAATCCGGAGACGGGGTCCCCCTGGCAAATCGTGGTTTCGGGTCCCGAGGGAGCCCAGATGCCAGGGCCTTTGGCGGCGACATTGTTTCTGCTGTCGATCGGCGTGGTCGGTTATTTGCTGGCAATACAGCGATTTAACCGCCGCGATCTCCCAGCCCCGGTGTAG
- a CDS encoding ABC transporter ATP-binding protein has translation MSIVETRALTKRFGDFVALDHCSLTVQPGDVFGLLGPNGAGKTTLLRTLLGFLRPTSGTASICGHDVFTESLAVRQNVAYLPGDARLPRHMRGRSVLRFFSDLHPLGSAERSLALADRFELDLQRRVGFMSTGMRQKLALCIVLSTQTPIVILDEPTANLDPSVRKAVLEQVEQIRDAGRTVILSSHVLSEIEQVCNRVVFLRRGELVLEQSIAALKNQHRIVIWIDEDRFDIPQPLQQRVTQTSRDGDRIVLETDGDLVPLLSWLATLAPRELRLEPLGIEAIYDRVHHPETEAVGTAVDAAQEVA, from the coding sequence ATGTCGATTGTTGAAACGCGCGCGTTGACGAAACGTTTTGGGGACTTTGTTGCCTTGGACCACTGCTCGTTGACTGTCCAACCGGGTGACGTGTTTGGGTTGCTGGGGCCCAATGGAGCGGGGAAGACGACGCTGCTGCGAACCCTGCTCGGATTCCTGCGACCGACTTCGGGAACCGCGTCGATCTGCGGTCACGATGTGTTCACCGAAAGCCTGGCGGTTCGCCAAAACGTCGCCTATCTACCCGGCGACGCGCGGTTGCCGCGGCATATGCGAGGCCGCAGCGTGCTGCGATTCTTTAGCGATCTGCATCCGTTGGGTTCCGCCGAGCGCAGCCTGGCGTTGGCCGACCGCTTCGAATTGGATCTGCAACGCCGCGTCGGATTCATGTCGACAGGGATGCGACAGAAACTGGCCCTCTGCATCGTGCTGTCGACTCAGACGCCAATCGTGATCCTCGACGAACCGACAGCGAATCTAGACCCTTCGGTTCGCAAGGCGGTGCTGGAACAAGTCGAACAGATCCGCGACGCCGGCCGCACGGTGATCCTTTCATCGCATGTCCTCTCGGAAATCGAACAGGTCTGCAATCGAGTCGTCTTCTTGCGACGCGGCGAATTGGTGCTGGAGCAATCGATCGCGGCGCTCAAGAATCAGCACCGGATCGTGATCTGGATCGATGAAGACCGGTTTGATATTCCGCAACCGCTGCAGCAGCGCGTGACGCAAACATCCCGCGACGGAGACCGGATCGTGCTGGAGACCGATGGCGACCTGGTCCCCTTGCTTAGCTGGTTGGCGACGCTCGCCCCGCGCGAACTGCGGCTGGAGCCGTTGGGGATCGAAGCGATCTATGATCGCGTGCATCATCCCGAAACCGAGGCGGTCGGCACAGCCGTCGACGCGGCGCAGGAGGTGGCATGA
- the argJ gene encoding bifunctional glutamate N-acetyltransferase/amino-acid acetyltransferase ArgJ: MQLPQGFRFAGVRCGIKAKADRKDLTLVVGDRDLVAAGVYTQNKIVAAPVVLSRSRTPSSAVRAVVINSGNANACTGQQGDRDALAMTNLVAKACDLDPSSVLVMSTGIIGHKLPMDRIEQGIGAAADQLNDSSDNFLAAADGILTTDQGRKLAFRCEQIGDQKITFAAMAKGAGMIGPNMATMLGLVLCDANLTKIDAQRALRVAADASFNSISVDGHTSTNDTVNLLCSGTASATPLAEEHLARFTEVLTDFCIELAKQIPADGEGAHHVIEIRVGGSDCDADAKQIAKSIADSPLVKTAVTGNDPNWGRIMSAAGYAGVLVRPELCQLKINGSMVFDKGQPIDFDEKTISESMAADKTVVLEVTVGDGPGTSVFWTSDLTTDYVTFNSDYST, encoded by the coding sequence ATGCAGCTTCCTCAAGGATTTCGATTTGCCGGCGTGCGTTGCGGCATCAAAGCCAAAGCCGACCGCAAGGACCTGACGCTGGTTGTCGGTGATCGCGACCTCGTCGCCGCGGGCGTCTACACCCAAAACAAGATCGTCGCTGCCCCGGTCGTACTCAGCCGCAGCCGGACCCCTTCGTCGGCCGTTCGCGCTGTCGTGATCAACAGCGGCAACGCCAACGCCTGCACCGGCCAACAAGGTGACCGCGACGCGTTGGCGATGACAAACCTTGTCGCCAAAGCATGCGATCTCGATCCCAGCAGCGTGCTGGTGATGAGCACTGGGATCATCGGGCACAAGTTGCCGATGGATCGCATCGAGCAGGGGATCGGGGCGGCTGCCGACCAGTTGAACGATTCGTCCGACAATTTCCTCGCCGCCGCCGATGGCATCCTAACGACCGACCAAGGTCGCAAGCTCGCCTTCCGCTGCGAACAGATCGGCGACCAGAAGATCACCTTTGCCGCGATGGCCAAGGGGGCGGGGATGATCGGCCCGAACATGGCGACGATGTTGGGATTGGTGCTATGCGACGCCAACCTCACCAAGATCGACGCGCAACGGGCGCTGCGTGTCGCTGCCGACGCAAGCTTTAACAGCATTAGCGTCGATGGGCACACGAGCACCAACGACACGGTCAACCTGTTGTGCAGCGGAACCGCATCGGCGACGCCGTTGGCCGAAGAACATTTGGCTCGCTTCACCGAAGTGCTGACCGATTTCTGCATCGAGTTGGCCAAACAGATCCCCGCCGACGGCGAAGGGGCACATCACGTGATCGAGATCCGTGTCGGTGGTTCCGATTGCGATGCCGATGCCAAGCAGATCGCCAAATCGATCGCCGACAGCCCGTTGGTCAAAACAGCGGTGACCGGGAACGATCCCAACTGGGGACGGATCATGTCGGCCGCGGGATATGCGGGCGTCCTCGTTCGCCCCGAACTGTGCCAACTGAAGATCAACGGTTCGATGGTCTTCGACAAAGGGCAGCCGATCGACTTCGATGAAAAAACGATCAGCGAAAGCATGGCGGCCGACAAGACAGTGGTTCTGGAAGTGACCGTCGGCGACGGGCCGGGAACTTCGGTCTTCTGGACCAGCGATCTGACGACCGATTACGTGACCTTCAACTCCGATTATTCTACGTGA
- a CDS encoding hemolysin family protein, with product MENWINFGIALLLVAINGFFVAAEFALVKARPSRLEQLALGGNLFAKVANWLARRLDASLSACQLGITLASLALGWVGEPAFHHLIEPVFAWMGISNPDVLHYVSLAFAFTTITALHLVVGEQAPKIFAIRKPEPMAVWCALPLAGFYYVAYPLLVALNWITSLLLRSIGVEAVDEHGTPHTEEELRNLVAQSHVHGELTRSEAQLINAVLEFDDQSAHQIMTPRTDVITLSMDAPIEDWITTIRKYRFSRYPVVEQSLEKAVGVLHIQHLVGLDLSQPLDRAALLQPPNFVPETIPIKTLLQHFKSSQSLLAFVVDEHGTVVGVVTLEDVLEELVGELEDEFDEQVRDIVPEDDQTFRVLGQTPLDDINKAMGLTLQSHDSDSLGGFVMQHLGRVAEQGDVIQIDGAKIEILRVEGPRIVSMRVRLSAPLASLDAPTSTDDNEDSAAQ from the coding sequence ATGGAAAACTGGATCAACTTTGGAATCGCCCTGCTGCTCGTGGCGATCAACGGCTTTTTTGTTGCGGCGGAGTTCGCACTCGTCAAGGCGCGGCCAAGCCGACTGGAACAACTGGCGCTCGGCGGCAATCTGTTTGCCAAAGTTGCCAACTGGCTGGCGAGGCGGTTGGATGCGTCGCTGTCAGCCTGCCAATTGGGAATCACCCTCGCCTCGCTGGCTCTGGGGTGGGTCGGCGAACCGGCCTTCCATCACCTGATCGAGCCCGTGTTTGCTTGGATGGGGATCTCCAACCCCGACGTGCTGCACTACGTTTCCCTGGCCTTCGCGTTCACAACGATCACGGCGCTGCATCTGGTCGTCGGCGAACAGGCCCCCAAAATCTTTGCGATCCGCAAACCCGAACCGATGGCCGTTTGGTGCGCTCTGCCGCTGGCCGGATTCTATTACGTCGCTTATCCGTTGTTGGTCGCGCTGAACTGGATCACTTCGTTGCTGTTGCGATCGATCGGTGTCGAAGCTGTCGACGAGCACGGCACGCCGCACACCGAAGAGGAGCTGCGGAACCTGGTCGCCCAATCGCATGTGCATGGCGAATTGACTCGCAGTGAAGCCCAGCTTATCAACGCGGTGTTGGAGTTCGACGATCAATCGGCCCACCAAATCATGACTCCGCGAACCGATGTGATCACGCTGTCGATGGACGCCCCGATCGAAGACTGGATCACGACGATACGCAAATACCGCTTCAGCCGCTATCCGGTCGTGGAGCAATCGCTGGAGAAAGCGGTTGGCGTTCTGCACATCCAACACCTGGTCGGCCTGGATCTCTCTCAACCGCTCGACCGTGCCGCCCTGTTGCAGCCGCCGAACTTCGTTCCCGAAACGATCCCGATCAAAACGCTGCTGCAGCATTTTAAGTCCTCGCAATCGCTGCTGGCCTTTGTCGTCGATGAACACGGCACCGTCGTGGGCGTCGTCACGTTGGAAGATGTACTCGAAGAGCTGGTTGGCGAGCTGGAGGATGAGTTCGACGAACAGGTCCGCGACATCGTTCCCGAAGACGATCAGACCTTCCGTGTCCTTGGGCAGACGCCGTTGGACGACATCAACAAAGCGATGGGGCTGACGCTGCAGTCGCACGATTCCGACTCGTTAGGCGGATTTGTGATGCAACATCTGGGAAGAGTCGCCGAGCAGGGGGACGTGATCCAGATCGACGGCGCGAAGATCGAGATCCTGCGCGTCGAAGGCCCCCGCATCGTCAGCATGCGAGTCCGCCTCTCCGCTCCGCTAGCCAGCCTCGATGCTCCCACCAGCACCGACGACAACGAAGACTCAGCCGCTCAATAG
- a CDS encoding putative bifunctional lysylphosphatidylglycerol flippase/synthetase: MNKNEPTFVGRLKKIAGPVFGLILFSVAASFLYKKTQEITWDEFAAGVANIPLAYHLLACLLVAMNYFVLTGNDVLAVQYVGAGSSGAEDGSPKLNYRKVGLVSFLAYAFSNNIGAVAAGIPIRVRFYSGWGLGTAQIVALLAFTSLSFWVGVCMVGGVVLSIAEIPMPPSIDLPISSRILGFTLLAAIALYVATCTWWRRPLPLAGLKLLPPGPALMRKQIVVASMDLILVATTLYVLLPSGISASYLQVVGVYLLALAAAMLTQVPGGLGVLEAILLSLLASSDEAVILGSLLIFRIYYYVLPLLVASVVLATVEVRSTRAARKLLSG; encoded by the coding sequence GTGAATAAAAACGAGCCCACGTTTGTCGGACGATTGAAAAAAATCGCGGGACCAGTCTTCGGACTGATCCTGTTCTCCGTTGCCGCTTCGTTTCTGTACAAGAAGACGCAAGAGATCACCTGGGACGAATTCGCCGCCGGTGTCGCAAACATCCCCTTGGCGTATCATCTGCTGGCCTGCCTGCTGGTCGCGATGAACTACTTTGTCTTGACCGGTAACGACGTGTTGGCGGTTCAGTATGTTGGGGCGGGCAGTTCGGGCGCCGAAGATGGCAGCCCCAAGCTGAACTATCGCAAAGTCGGCTTGGTCTCCTTCCTCGCCTACGCCTTCAGCAACAACATCGGCGCGGTGGCCGCAGGGATTCCGATCCGCGTCCGATTCTATAGCGGCTGGGGCTTGGGGACCGCTCAAATCGTGGCCCTGCTGGCTTTCACAAGCCTCTCGTTTTGGGTCGGTGTCTGCATGGTCGGCGGCGTGGTGCTGTCGATTGCGGAAATTCCGATGCCACCGTCGATCGATCTGCCGATCAGTTCGCGGATCCTCGGTTTCACGCTGCTGGCGGCGATCGCCCTCTACGTGGCGACCTGCACTTGGTGGCGTCGCCCGCTGCCGCTGGCGGGATTGAAGCTGTTGCCTCCCGGTCCGGCGCTGATGCGGAAGCAGATCGTTGTCGCGTCGATGGACCTGATTCTGGTGGCAACGACCCTGTACGTCTTGCTGCCAAGCGGAATTTCAGCCAGCTACCTACAAGTCGTCGGCGTCTACCTACTGGCCCTCGCCGCGGCGATGCTGACTCAGGTTCCCGGCGGACTGGGTGTCTTAGAAGCGATCCTGCTGTCGTTGCTGGCCAGCAGCGACGAAGCGGTCATCCTAGGGTCGCTGCTAATCTTCCGGATCTACTATTACGTCCTACCGCTGTTGGTTGCGTCCGTTGTGTTGGCAACCGTTGAAGTGCGATCGACGCGTGCCGCTCGGAAGCTATTGAGCGGCTGA
- the purQ gene encoding phosphoribosylformylglycinamidine synthase I — MAVPRVLILRAPGTNCDEETAFAFEAAGAVTERVHVNRLIENPKLAEDFQVLCLPGGFSYGDDIAAGRILASQLDRHLGDMVRQFCDQDRLVLGICNGFQVLMRLGVLTSGVRETQPATLTWNDHGRFEDRWVHLAVDKTKTPCVFLKGIDKMYLPIAHAEGKFVTADAEALKAFGDAGRLALRYTAADAGQASDEVLPFPSNPNGSEANVAGICDATGRLFGLMPHPERHIDPTHHPQWTRRAQQPQWGEGFAIFKNAVDYFGE, encoded by the coding sequence ATGGCAGTTCCACGCGTTTTGATCCTTCGTGCTCCGGGAACCAATTGCGACGAAGAGACCGCGTTTGCGTTTGAAGCTGCCGGTGCGGTTACCGAACGCGTGCACGTGAACCGGTTGATCGAAAATCCCAAATTGGCCGAAGACTTCCAGGTTCTCTGTCTCCCGGGCGGATTCAGCTATGGCGACGACATCGCTGCGGGCCGGATTCTGGCCAGCCAATTGGACCGCCACCTGGGCGACATGGTCCGCCAGTTCTGCGACCAAGACCGCTTGGTCCTTGGCATCTGCAACGGCTTCCAAGTCCTGATGCGACTGGGCGTGCTGACCTCCGGCGTCCGCGAGACCCAGCCGGCAACGTTGACCTGGAACGATCACGGCCGCTTCGAAGACCGCTGGGTTCACTTGGCGGTCGACAAAACGAAAACTCCATGCGTCTTCTTGAAGGGGATCGACAAGATGTATCTGCCGATCGCTCATGCCGAAGGCAAGTTTGTCACGGCCGACGCTGAGGCATTGAAGGCGTTCGGCGACGCCGGACGATTGGCGCTGCGATACACCGCGGCCGATGCCGGACAAGCCAGCGACGAAGTCCTGCCGTTTCCATCGAACCCCAACGGATCCGAAGCAAACGTGGCAGGAATCTGCGACGCAACGGGCCGCTTATTTGGCCTGATGCCTCATCCGGAACGACACATCGATCCAACGCATCACCCACAATGGACGCGCCGCGCCCAGCAGCCGCAGTGGGGCGAAGGATTTGCCATCTTCAAAAACGCAGTCGATTATTTTGGTGAATAA
- a CDS encoding ABC transporter permease, with protein sequence MSTLTSETSESKPSPSPQASLGAGPSLDIRPSGIAAAWMLARREWTRFFRQKNRVVSAVVQPLLFWLMFGAGMRGSFSWTTSGQEGFFEYFLPGTIGLIVLFTAIFATISVIEDRREGFMQGVLVSPVGRWPVLVGKVVGGGGIAWAQAVLFLGLVLLFGMASPGINTVYALVLLAVMSITLCSVGMIVAWPMTSTQGFHAVMMLFLMPMWLLSGAFFPIPAISNATSIGQSILHWIMRCNPLSYSMVELRRLLYPEVTLADNVWGPSSMITWTVSLLFMVGSLVLAGWLMRGSRRADLV encoded by the coding sequence ATGAGTACACTTACCTCGGAAACCTCCGAATCGAAACCGTCACCCTCGCCGCAGGCATCGCTTGGCGCTGGACCGTCGCTCGACATCCGCCCCAGCGGAATCGCCGCGGCGTGGATGTTAGCTCGCCGCGAATGGACACGCTTCTTCCGGCAGAAGAACCGCGTCGTTTCAGCCGTCGTTCAACCGCTGCTGTTCTGGTTGATGTTTGGCGCCGGCATGCGCGGCTCGTTCTCCTGGACGACCAGCGGACAAGAAGGATTTTTCGAATACTTCCTGCCGGGCACGATCGGACTGATCGTGCTTTTCACCGCAATTTTCGCCACGATTTCGGTGATCGAGGATCGCCGCGAAGGGTTCATGCAAGGCGTGCTCGTTTCGCCGGTGGGACGCTGGCCGGTGTTGGTCGGTAAGGTTGTCGGTGGCGGCGGAATCGCCTGGGCGCAAGCCGTTCTGTTCCTCGGCCTGGTGTTGCTGTTTGGCATGGCCAGCCCCGGGATCAACACGGTCTATGCGCTTGTATTGTTGGCGGTGATGTCGATCACCTTGTGTTCGGTCGGCATGATCGTCGCCTGGCCGATGACCAGCACCCAAGGCTTTCATGCCGTGATGATGCTGTTCCTGATGCCGATGTGGCTGTTGAGCGGTGCGTTTTTCCCGATCCCCGCGATCAGCAACGCGACGTCGATCGGCCAGTCGATTCTGCACTGGATCATGCGCTGCAATCCACTCAGCTATTCGATGGTCGAACTCCGCCGGCTGCTGTATCCCGAGGTAACCCTGGCCGACAACGTCTGGGGTCCATCGTCGATGATCACCTGGACGGTCTCGCTGCTGTTTATGGTCGGATCGCTGGTCCTGGCCGGTTGGTTGATGCGAGGCAGTCGTCGCGCTGATTTGGTTTAG